From a single Gammaproteobacteria bacterium genomic region:
- the gcvPB gene encoding aminomethyl-transferring glycine dehydrogenase subunit GcvPB, translating into MLIFEHSVDQRRNPSQSPDEMADISDLPKSCLRDTAPKLPAVSEMQTVRHYTQLSQKNFSIDTQFYPLGSCTMKYNPRACNKLAMLPGLLRKHPLTPAKHNQGTLACLYELQEILKDITGMKEVSLSPMAGAQGELAGIAMIRAYHDARNDDVRSEILVPDAAHGTNPATAVMCGYKAREIPTDVNGDVDLDALRDAVGPQTAGIMLTNPSTLGVFERKIAEIAKIIHTAGGLLYYDGANLNAILGKVRPGDMGFDVIHMNLHKTFSTPHGGGGPGAGPVGVSERLIPYLPVPMIAYDGKSYGITTEQDCPNTIGRLSAHMGNIGVLIRAYIYARLLGADGMVRVAEYATLNANYMMVRLKEKGFDMAYPERRATHEFILTLKKQAKELGVTAMDIAKRLLDYGFHAPTTYFPLLVPECFLIEPTETETQYELDAFVEAMAAILQECHRDAEMVKAAPHTLPVRRLDDVRAARQLDLVWKQSA; encoded by the coding sequence ATGTTAATTTTTGAGCATAGCGTCGATCAACGACGCAACCCAAGTCAGTCTCCTGATGAAATGGCAGACATCAGTGATTTGCCAAAGTCTTGTTTACGTGACACAGCGCCTAAACTTCCTGCCGTATCTGAAATGCAAACGGTACGTCATTACACCCAGCTATCGCAAAAGAATTTTTCGATTGATACGCAGTTTTACCCCTTGGGTTCTTGCACCATGAAATATAATCCACGCGCCTGTAACAAGCTCGCCATGCTGCCAGGCTTATTACGCAAGCACCCACTCACTCCAGCAAAGCATAATCAAGGCACTCTGGCTTGCTTATATGAGCTGCAAGAAATACTTAAAGACATCACTGGCATGAAAGAAGTATCACTATCGCCTATGGCTGGCGCGCAAGGGGAGCTTGCTGGTATCGCCATGATTCGCGCTTACCATGATGCACGTAATGATGATGTTCGTAGCGAAATCCTGGTGCCTGATGCAGCGCACGGCACCAATCCTGCGACAGCCGTGATGTGTGGCTATAAAGCCCGCGAAATACCAACAGACGTAAACGGTGATGTTGATCTTGATGCGCTACGTGATGCAGTCGGCCCACAAACTGCGGGCATTATGCTAACTAATCCATCCACCTTGGGAGTGTTTGAACGTAAAATCGCAGAGATAGCAAAAATTATTCATACAGCAGGCGGGCTACTTTATTACGATGGCGCCAACCTTAATGCTATTCTTGGCAAGGTCAGGCCGGGCGATATGGGGTTTGATGTCATTCATATGAATTTGCATAAAACCTTCTCAACACCACATGGTGGCGGCGGCCCGGGTGCCGGACCGGTTGGCGTTAGTGAAAGATTGATTCCTTATTTACCTGTACCAATGATTGCCTATGACGGCAAGTCTTATGGCATTACCACAGAACAAGATTGTCCAAACACTATTGGTCGCTTGTCCGCGCACATGGGCAATATCGGCGTATTAATACGTGCTTATATTTATGCACGTTTATTAGGTGCTGACGGTATGGTACGTGTTGCTGAATACGCCACCCTAAATGCTAATTACATGATGGTGCGCTTAAAAGAGAAAGGCTTTGACATGGCTTATCCTGAGCGACGTGCCACCCATGAATTTATTCTCACCTTAAAAAAGCAAGCAAAAGAATTAGGCGTTACCGCAATGGACATTGCCAAGCGACTACTCGACTATGGCTTTCATGCACCGACAACGTATTTCCCACTGTTAGTGCCAGAATGTTTTTTGATTGAGCCCACCGAAACGGAAACTCAGTATGAACTTGATGCCTTTGTCGAGGCCATGGCAGCAATACTGCAAGAATGTCATCGTGATGCAGAAATGGTTAAAGCGGCTCCCCATACGCTGCCCGTACGTCGCCTTGACGATGTGCGCGCTGCGCGCCAGCTCGATTTGGTTTGGAAACAGAGCGCTTAA
- a CDS encoding EAL domain-containing protein, with protein sequence MSACQSLSDQSLINILLVEESHADYILIAQILDSIYGKDKYLLTWTIELAQARGEIVKRCHDIYLFGDSLGTTSGIEFLQEITEEGFVDIPVILLDGAKRHDLDVVAMAAGATDYLVKDDLSAGILERSIRYSIRQKKAETRVQFLAYHDPLTGLANRTLLHEHVTRAVPTVKRYREYSAIMFIDLDDFKTINDTKGHSYGDRLLVIVAERIRAVTRREDIVARLGGDEFSILLPMLGTVKKLAAEKAYYAAEKIKEVINRVYILDGEKQRVGVSIGIVVIDQNATDADQIIKHADIAMYRAKKEGRNAIRFFSADMAEAVQADLLVADELHTAIDNDELELYFQPILDSRDESIMALEALIRWHHPERGLVSPGLFIPIAEKSHLIFNIGNWVIKTACSYLNRWPKIDYISINISAPHFEKPAFAVEIAEALDRYKVAPHRLVIELTESHLLENIDRAISTMTQLRDLGLRLALDDFGTGFSSLSILKNMPFNFIKIDRSFVSDIGSSDRADALVVAIIAMSKALDLRVIGEGIEEQRQEQFLFAQGCDAVQGFYYSKPLPADELENKYVLLNSP encoded by the coding sequence ATGAGTGCTTGCCAATCTTTGAGCGATCAAAGCTTGATCAATATTCTATTGGTAGAAGAGAGTCATGCCGATTATATTCTGATCGCGCAGATACTTGACAGTATCTACGGTAAAGACAAGTACCTGCTTACCTGGACTATTGAGCTTGCCCAAGCTCGTGGCGAGATCGTTAAGCGCTGTCATGATATCTATTTGTTCGGGGACAGTCTCGGCACAACCAGTGGCATTGAGTTTTTACAAGAGATAACAGAAGAGGGTTTTGTTGATATTCCCGTCATTCTTTTAGACGGCGCCAAGAGACATGATCTTGATGTGGTAGCAATGGCCGCGGGGGCGACAGATTATTTGGTGAAGGATGATCTTTCTGCTGGGATTCTAGAGCGCTCAATACGTTACTCTATTAGACAAAAAAAAGCCGAAACGCGCGTACAATTTCTTGCCTATCATGACCCGCTAACGGGGCTTGCTAACCGTACACTTTTACATGAGCATGTTACGCGCGCTGTACCAACGGTTAAGCGGTATAGAGAGTATAGCGCAATAATGTTTATTGACCTTGATGACTTCAAAACTATTAATGATACGAAAGGCCATTCTTACGGGGACAGGCTGTTGGTTATTGTTGCAGAGCGTATTCGAGCTGTAACACGGCGCGAAGATATTGTTGCACGCCTTGGTGGCGATGAATTTAGCATATTGCTGCCGATGCTTGGTACTGTTAAAAAATTAGCAGCAGAAAAGGCATATTATGCTGCTGAAAAAATAAAAGAAGTGATCAATCGGGTTTATATTCTTGATGGTGAAAAACAACGGGTAGGCGTGAGCATTGGTATAGTGGTGATTGATCAGAACGCTACTGATGCAGATCAAATTATTAAGCATGCTGACATTGCTATGTATCGCGCAAAAAAAGAAGGCAGAAATGCCATTCGTTTTTTTTCTGCCGATATGGCAGAGGCAGTGCAAGCGGATTTGTTGGTTGCTGATGAGCTTCATACTGCAATTGATAACGATGAATTAGAGCTTTATTTCCAACCGATTCTTGACAGTCGTGATGAATCCATCATGGCGCTTGAGGCACTAATACGTTGGCATCATCCTGAGCGCGGCTTAGTCTCTCCTGGTCTCTTTATACCGATAGCCGAAAAAAGCCATTTGATTTTTAATATTGGTAACTGGGTGATAAAAACTGCTTGCTCTTATCTCAATCGTTGGCCAAAAATAGACTATATTTCAATTAATATTAGTGCGCCACATTTTGAAAAACCGGCTTTTGCTGTTGAAATTGCCGAGGCGCTAGATCGTTATAAGGTAGCGCCTCACCGTCTGGTGATAGAGCTTACCGAGAGCCACTTGCTCGAAAATATTGATCGAGCAATTAGTACGATGACACAGCTACGTGACTTAGGTTTACGTCTTGCTTTAGATGATTTCGGCACGGGTTTTTCATCGCTATCAATTTTGAAAAATATGCCTTTTAATTTTATTAAAATAGACCGTTCTTTCGTCAGTGATATTGGCAGCTCTGATCGGGCTGATGCTTTGGTAGTGGCAATAATCGCGATGTCTAAGGCGTTAGATTTACGAGTAATCGGTGAAGGTATAGAAGAGCAACGGCAAGAGCAGTTTTTGTTTGCACAGGGTTGTGATGCGGTTCAAGGTTTTTATTATAGTAAGCCTTTGCCCGCAGATGAACTCGAAAATAAATACGTGCTATTAAATAGTCCCTGA
- a CDS encoding carbohydrate kinase family protein yields the protein MSALICGSMAYDTIMVFPDSFKNHILPDKIHILNVAFLVPELRREFGGCAGNVAYNLGLLGGSGKIMATVGDDFGNYKKWLEDHGITMEHIRHIANSYTAQAYITTDQDDNQITAFHPGAMNYSQQNKVSDAASITIGMVSPDGRDGMIEHAQQFADANIPFIFDPGQGLPMFGKKELNQFIDQATWIAVNDYEGEMLQDKTGLSLHAMQEHVRAIIVTRGSEGSRIFHDGTITEIPVVEIDTIKDPTGCGDAYRAGLLYGLMNNMDWQTTGRIASLMGAIKIGHAGTQNHCFSKDEFYARYQEVFGSSLD from the coding sequence GTGTCAGCATTAATCTGTGGTTCTATGGCTTACGACACTATTATGGTGTTTCCTGATTCGTTTAAAAATCACATTCTTCCTGACAAGATTCATATTTTAAATGTGGCTTTTTTAGTCCCCGAATTACGTCGTGAATTCGGCGGCTGCGCGGGTAATGTTGCCTATAATCTTGGTTTGCTGGGTGGCAGCGGTAAGATCATGGCAACGGTTGGCGATGATTTTGGCAACTATAAAAAATGGCTTGAAGATCATGGCATTACAATGGAGCATATTCGCCATATCGCAAACTCTTATACTGCACAGGCCTATATTACAACTGACCAGGATGATAACCAGATCACCGCCTTTCACCCTGGCGCAATGAACTACTCGCAGCAAAATAAAGTTAGTGATGCTGCTAGCATCACTATTGGTATGGTCTCTCCCGACGGGCGTGATGGCATGATAGAACATGCACAGCAGTTCGCCGATGCCAACATTCCGTTTATCTTTGACCCTGGTCAGGGGCTACCTATGTTCGGCAAAAAAGAATTGAATCAATTTATTGACCAAGCCACCTGGATAGCGGTTAATGATTATGAAGGCGAAATGCTGCAAGATAAAACAGGGCTGTCGCTTCATGCCATGCAAGAACACGTTAGAGCCATTATCGTTACGCGTGGCAGCGAAGGCTCACGCATCTTTCATGATGGCACGATCACAGAGATACCTGTTGTCGAAATCGATACCATAAAAGACCCCACTGGCTGTGGCGACGCCTATCGTGCTGGCTTACTCTATGGCTTGATGAATAACATGGATTGGCAAACAACGGGGCGCATTGCCTCACTCATGGGCGCAATCAAAATCGGCCATGCTGGCACACAAAATCATTGTTTCAGCAAAGACGAGTTTTACGCGCGCTATCAAGAAGTTTTTGGTAGCTCACTTGATTAA
- a CDS encoding phosphoribulokinase, translating into MSVKHPVIAVTGSSGAGTTTVKLAFEHIFRREGITPAIVEGDSFHRFDRVAMKAEIAKAQDAGGNISHFGSEANLFDKLEALFKTYGETGAGERRYYLHNEEEAEPFGQEPGTFTPWQALEKGSDLLFYEGLHGGVVNEDDNVAQWVDLLVGVVPIVNLEWIQKIHRDCAQRGYSVDAVTDTILRRMNDYVHTVTPQFSRTDINFQRVPVVDTSNPFIARDIPTPDESFIVIRFREPQAQDFPYFMNMIEDSFMSRPNTLVVPGGKMGMAMEIILTPMLHTMIEKMRTV; encoded by the coding sequence ATGTCTGTAAAACACCCTGTGATCGCCGTAACCGGCTCGTCTGGTGCGGGTACCACTACTGTTAAACTTGCCTTTGAACATATTTTTCGTCGCGAGGGAATTACCCCTGCCATCGTCGAAGGTGACAGTTTTCACCGTTTCGACCGGGTAGCGATGAAGGCAGAAATCGCCAAGGCACAGGATGCAGGTGGCAATATTAGCCATTTTGGCTCGGAGGCTAACTTATTCGATAAGCTTGAAGCACTGTTTAAGACCTACGGTGAAACGGGCGCTGGCGAGCGCCGTTACTATTTACATAACGAAGAAGAAGCGGAACCTTTTGGTCAAGAGCCTGGTACGTTTACGCCGTGGCAAGCCTTAGAGAAAGGTTCGGATCTGCTTTTCTACGAAGGTTTGCACGGTGGTGTTGTCAACGAAGATGATAACGTTGCTCAGTGGGTTGATTTGCTGGTGGGTGTTGTGCCGATTGTTAACCTTGAGTGGATTCAAAAAATTCATCGTGACTGCGCTCAACGCGGTTACTCTGTTGATGCGGTCACCGATACCATTTTGCGCCGCATGAATGATTATGTGCATACAGTGACACCGCAGTTTTCACGTACGGATATTAATTTCCAGCGGGTACCGGTTGTTGATACCTCTAATCCCTTTATCGCGCGTGATATTCCAACGCCAGATGAGAGTTTTATTGTTATACGTTTTCGTGAGCCTCAAGCGCAAGATTTCCCTTATTTCATGAATATGATCGAAGACTCCTTTATGTCACGCCCGAACACGCTAGTTGTGCCAGGTGGCAAAATGGGCATGGCGATGGAAATTATTCTTACGCCCATGCTGCATACTATGATCGAGAAAATGCGTACGGTGTGA